In the Quercus lobata isolate SW786 chromosome 5, ValleyOak3.0 Primary Assembly, whole genome shotgun sequence genome, one interval contains:
- the LOC115990869 gene encoding receptor-like protein kinase ANXUR2 has protein sequence MVNGILGQHIYGTDHDQLSWKQRLAICSGVARGLHYLHTGLKRTVILWEVKTSDILLDEKLEAKLGGFRLSKMGPPSLSNALIRIESHVRGTYGYADPEYFQHGVLTDKSDVYSLGVLLFELLWGRIVLNKRLKVEEQQLISWAGKCKREGTINEIIDPYLMGKIAPECFKIYVDIASSCVRKKEKDRPTIGEVEVEIEHALQLQESADAARKDGEYDYPIDGLTCNDFPGESSPIEMNRYGKNASDSTELSEDE, from the coding sequence ATGGTCAATGGAATCCTGGGCCAACACATCTACGGCACTGACCACGATCAACTCTCGTGGAAACAAAGACTAGCGATTTGTAGCGGAGTCGCGCGTGGACTGCACTATCTTCACACTGGGCTAAAGCGTACTGTTATCCTATGGGAAGTGAAGACGAGCGACATTCTGTTGGACGAGAAATTGGAAGCCAAGTTGGGAGGTTTCCGGTTGTCCAAAATGGGTCCCCCGAGTTTGTCAAATGCTTTAATTAGGATCGAATCTCATGTGAGGGGTACTTATGGATACGCTGATCCCGAGTATTTCCAGCACGGGGTGCTGACCGATAAATCCGACGTCTACTCTTTAGGTGTATTACTGTTTGAGCTACTCTGGGGCAGAATTGTATTGAATAAGAGATTAAAAGTGGAAGAACAGCAACTGATTAGCTGGGCTGGCAAATGTAAACGAGAAGGAACCATCAATGAGATAATTGATCCGTATCTGATGGGGAAGATAGCTCCAGAGTGTTTCAAGATTTACGTTGACATTGCAAGTTCTTGCGTgcgaaaaaaggaaaaggatcGTCCCACAATTGGTGAAGTGGAGGTAGAAATTGAACATGCACTGCAGTTGCAAGAGAGCGCAGATGCTGCAAGGAAGGATGGTGAATATGACTATCCCATTGATGGATTAACCTGTAATGATTTTCCGGGAGAATCTTCTCCCATTGAGATGAACAGATATGGCAAAAATGCTTCAGATAGCACCGAATTGTCCGAGGATGAATAA